GCCGACCTCGCCGAGATCGTGCGGACCCAGGACTCCGGACCGTTGTTGTCGCTCGCGCACAGCACGCGGGCCTCATTTCTCCGTCAGCTCGGTGGGCACACCCGCGCCCGCGGCGCCGACGGGCTGGCCTGGGCCCTCCACGGCGGTGACGGGCAGGCCGCGGCCGACGCCCTCGTCGGTCTGGCCGCCGACGCCCTCGGGGTCGGCCGGTTCGGTGTCTCGGCCCGGCTGCTCGGCCGGGCAGGGGACGTCGGCGTCACGGATCACCCCCGGCAACGGATCCGGCTGGCGTGGGTGAGCGCCGAACTGGCGATGGCGCGGGGCGAAGGGGCCTCGGCCGTCGAACACGCCCGCCGAGGGGTGGCGGCCTCCGCGGAGTACGACTCGACCCGCCACGCGGTGAAATCCGACGTCGTGCTCGCCGCCGCGCTGTGCAGCGCCGGAGAACTCGACGCGGCGCGCGAGATCGCCGACGGCGCGCTGCTGGCCGCGCAGAAGTCCGGATTGATCCCGCTGCGCTGGGCGCTGGCGTGTCTGTTGGCCGGAATCGGCAGCACCGCCCACGATGCGGTGGAAATCGGCCGGATTCGGGACGTCAGTGCCGATACAGTGCGCCGCAGAGGCGGCGTGTGGTCCGGCGCCTGATCCGGCACCGGCCAGATCACACCCGGCCGATCGTTATTGTTTAGCTCAGCCATGCAACCGAGAGTGTCGGTGCCACGTAACGCTGGAGAGATCGCCCACGATGACAAGTTCGGGAGACCGTCTCGACATTGTCGTTGCTGAGGCAGTGGCTGGTGATCGGAACGCGCTCCGGGAAGTGCTGGAGATCATTCGGCCGATCGTCGTCCGTTATGTGCGGGCGAGGGTCGGGGCAACCGAGCGCAGTGGTCTCTCAGCTGATGACGTTGCGCAGGAGGTTTGCTTGGCCGCCATAACGGCGCTGCCGCGCTACAAAGATCAGGGACGCCCGTTCCTGGCCTTTGTCTATGGCATCGCTGCGCACAAGGTTGCTGACGCGCATCGCGCGGCGGCCAGGAACCGTGCCGAGCCCACCGATGTGGTGCCCGAGCGGTTCTCCCTTGACGCGGGGCCCGAGCAGTCCGCACTCGACGCCGAGTCTTCGGAACGGATGGCCCGGCTGCTGTCCGTACTGCCCGAGAAGCAACGCGAGATCCTGATCCTGCGCGTCGTCGTTGGAATGAGTGCGGAGGAGACGGCCGAGGCCGTCGGCAGCACGGCCGGCGCCGTGCGCGTCGCGCAGCACCGCGCACTGGCCCGGCTCAAGAACGAGATCATGGCGACGGGACGTGACCATGCCTGATTTCGGTCGCTGGACGTCAAACGGTGGTGATCCGTCACTGAACGAGATCAACCGGTCCGAGAAATTCATCGAAGCGCTCTCGCTCGAGCATCAGGTCTACGCGACCGATCGCGAGGAGGCCGAACTGGCCGTCCTGCTGGCGGCGTGGCGCGACGAGGCCCGCCGGGCACCGATGTCGGGCATTGCGACGCCACGCGAGGCGGTCACCGCGCTCGACAAGGCCACCGCCAAGGGGCGGGTGCGTTTCCCGATGGCGCTCGTGGGCTCGATGGCCGCTGCCATGTTGTGCCTCGGCGGCTTCGGTGCGGCGGTCTACGGCGCGGGTCCGGGTGACGCGCTCTACGGCGTGCGCGGCATCGTGTTCGGTACCCAGCCGGTCAAGCGTGACGTCGGGGTGGAGTTGGCATCGAATGAGCTGAAGCAGGTTCAGCAGCTGATCGACGACGGGCAGTGGGAACAGGCGCAGCAGAAGCTCCAGACCCTCACCACCACCGTGGCCACCGTCGGTGACGAGCAGCGCAAGCAGGAACTCGTCGACCAGTGGCAGCAGCTGTCGGTGAAGGTGGAGAACCGCGACCCGAACGCGACCGTGCCGCCCGACGCGCCGCCCGTGGTGCTGCCCGAGGTGACCGTGACGACGACGCCGTCGTCACCGTCCGAGGTGCCGCCGGGGACCCTGACGAGCGTCCCGACGACGACACCGTCGGATTCCACGCCGGGCTCGGAGACGTCGGCCCCGCCGTCCACGACGTCGCCGTCGGACACACCGACGTCAGCTCCCACGACCACGCAGCCGTCCACGACCGTGTCGCCCTCACCGTCGGACAGCGCCGAGCCGACAACGACGAGTGCGCCCCCGTCGACCTCGGCTGCGCAGACGTCGCCCACGCACACGTCGTCGGCGCCGACCACCTCGGCGGCACCTGCCGTCGAGCTGCCGCCGGCCGTCACGACCACGGTCGCGCCGGTGGAGCCCACCTCGGTGCCCTCGGCACCGCCGGCGCGCACCACGGTGGCCCCGCCCGCGGATGAGGCCGAGGAAGGGCAGGAGAGCCCGGCGGGCGGGCGTGAAGAGGCACCGGCGCTGCCGGCGATCGAGTTGCCCCTGTTGCCGGGGCTAGGCGGTTCTGCTCAGCGGTAGCCGTCGGTGTCCGAGGTGGCCTCGTTGAGAGATGCGTCGGCGTAGCCGCGGCAGTAGTCCCACGTCACATAGGCGTCGGGCTCGGGGTCGTAGGCTGGCTCGTGCGGGCGAACAGTGCCGTCGACGAGAAGTTGCAGCAGGTTGGCGCGCAGCATGTCCCAGTCGTGGTAGTGATCCTGCTGGCATTCGTCGCAGCACACCACGAGGCCGCGGATTCCCTTGTGCGCCAACAGCGCTTCGTACACCGCGAGATCGGCGAGATCAGCCTCGACAGCCGTCCGTTCCTGGGGGTCCAGTGGCTGGCCCGGCTCGATCGCATCCAGCGCAGCCGAAGGATCGCAAGGATCGTCGGCAAACGGATCGGGTGGCAAACCAGGGGGGAGGTGGTCACGCACGTGTCCCACACTACGCAGCCGTGCAGCCATCGCGCCAGCCGTCCCGATGTGCACGGTGATGGGCGCCCTGAGGTGCAAGGAGCGGCAACATCACTGTCAATATTCGAGCCGATAGAATTGGGTTACACGCCCCACGCCTGCCACTGGAGGCCCCACCCATGTCGATCGCTGAAAGCAGCGTTCCCATCGCCGTACCGGTGCCGACCGGTGGCGACGATCCCACCAAGATCGCAATGCTCGGTCTCACCTTTGACGATGTTCTGCTGCTTCCGGCTGCTTCCGATGTGGTGCCCGCCACTGCGGACACCTCGAGTCAGCTGACCCGCAACATCCGGCTGCGCGTGCCGCTGGTCAGTTCCGCGATGGACACCGTCACCGAATCCCGGATGGCCATCGCCATGGCGCGCGCCGGTGGCATGGGGGTGCTGCACCGCAATCTCCCGGCCGCCGAACAGGCCGCCCAGGTGGAGACGGTGAAGCGGTCGGAGGCCGGGATGGTCACCGACCCGGTCACCTGCTCGCCGACGAACACGCTGGCCGAGGTGGACGCCATGTGCGCCCGGTTCCGGATCTCCGGGTTGCCCGTGGTGGACTCGGTCGGCTCCCTGGTCGGGATCATCACCAACCGCGACATGCGCTTCGAGGTCGACGAGAACAAACCCGTCGCCGAGGTGATGACCAAGGCGCCGCTGATCACCGCGCAGGAAGGCGTGTCCGCCGAGGCGGCCCTGGGCCTGCTGCGCCGCCACAAGATCGAGAAGCTGCCGATTGTCGACGGGCAAGGGAAACTGACCGGCCTGATCACGGTCAAGGACTTCGTCAAGACCGAGCAGTTCCCGTTGGCCACCAAGGACCGCGACGGCCGGTTGCTCGTCGGCGCCGCGGTCGGCGTCGGCGACGACGCCTGGGCGCGGTCCATGACGCTGGTCGACGCCGGGGTCGACGTGCTGATCGTCGACACCGCCCACGCCCACAACCGCGGCGTGCTCGACATGGTGGCGCGGTTGAAGCAGACCGTGGGTGACCGGGTCGAGGTGGTCGGCGGCAACGTCGCCACCCGCGCCGCGGCCTCGGCGCTGGTGCAGGCCGGTGCCGACGCGGTCAAGGTCGGGGTGGGCCCCGGCTCCATCTGCACCACGCGCGTCGTCGCCGGTGTCGGAGCGCCGCAGATCACCGCCATCCTGGAGGCCGTCGCGGCGTGCAAGCCGTACGGGGTTCCGGTGATCGCCGACGGTGGTCTGCAGTACTCGGGCGACATCGCCAAGGCGCTGGCCGCCGGCGCGTCCACGGCCATGCTGGGATCGCTGCTGGCCGGCACCGCCGAGTCGCCCGGTGACTTGATCTTCGTCAACGGCAAGCAGTTCAAGAGCTACCGCGGCATGGGCTCGCTGGGCGCCATGCAGGGACGCGGCGGTGCGAAGTCCTACTCCAAGGACCGCTACTTCCAGGACGACGTGCTGTCCGAGGACAAGCTGGTGCCCGAGGGCATCGAGGGCCGGGTGCCGTTCCGCGGCCCGCTGGGCACGGTGATCCACCAGCTCACCGGCGGCCTGCGGGCGGCGATGGGCTACACCGGCTCGGGCACCATCGAGCAGCTGCAGCAGGCGCAGTTCGTCCAGATCACCGCGGCCGGGTTGAAGGAAAGCCACCCGCACGACATCACCATGACTGTCGAGGCCCCCAACTACTACACCCGCTGACCGGCGGGGCAGGAGACTAAGCAGTCATGCGCGACATGGTTGAAATCGGCATGGGCAGAACCGCCCGGCGCACCTATGAACTCGATGACGTCACGATCGTGCCGTCGCGGCGCACCCGCTCGTCCAAGGATGTGTCGACAGCGTGGCAGCTCGATGCCTACCGCTTCGAGGTTCCGGTCGTGGCGCACCCGACCGACGCCCTGGTGTCAGTGGAGTTCGCCATCGAGATGGGCCGGCTCGGCGGGCTCGGGGTGCTCAACGGCGAGGGGCTGATCGGTCGGCACGCCGATGTCGAGGAGAAGATCGCCCGAGTCCTCGACGTCGCGGCGACGGCATCGGATGACTCGGCGGCGACCCGAATGCTGCAGCAGTTGCATGCCGCGCCGCTGGATCCCGAACTGCTCGGCGCGGCCGTGGCCCGCATCCGCGAGGCCGGGGTGACCACCGCGGTGCGGGTCAGCCCGCAGAATGCCCAGGCGCTGACCCCGACGCTGGTGGCCGCCGGCATCGACCTGCTGGTCATCCAGGGCACGATCATCTCCGCCGAACGTGTTGCCTCCGACGGAGAGCCACTGAACCTCAAGACGTTCATCTCCGAGCTCGACGTGCCCGTGGTGGCCGGCGGCGTGCTCGACCACCGCACCGCGCTGCACCTGATGCGCACCGGTGCGGCGGGCGTGATCGTCGGGTACGGCTCCACGGCCGGGGTGACCACGAGCGACGAGGTGCTCGGCATCAGCGTGCCGATGGCCACCGCGATCGCCGATGCGGCCGCCGCGCGTCGCGAGTACCTCGACGAGACGGGCGGCCGCTACGTGCACGTGCTGGCCGACGGCGACATCCACACCTCCGGTGACCTGGCCAAGGCGATCGCCTGCGGCGCCGACGCCGTCGTGCTCGGTACGCCGCTGGCGGTGGCCGATGAAGCCCAGGGCGGTGGCTGGTTCTGGCCGTCGGCGGCCGCGCACCCGTCGCTGCCGCGTGGTGCCCTGCTGCAGGTGGCGGTCGGCGAGCGGCCCGGCTTGGAGCAGGTGCTCACCGGTCCGTCCGACGATCCGTTCGGATCGCTGAACCTGGTCGGCGGTCTGCGCCGGTCCATGGCCAAGGCCGGCTACTGCGACCTCAAGGAATTCCAGAAGGTCGGCCTGACCGTCGGGTCCTAGTTCCTCGCCGAGCAGACAGAGAATCGCATTACCGAGGCCCGTTTAGCGTGAGTCTGTGTCTGCTCGCGGGAAACTCTTCTTTACAAGTTAGGGCCTCCTGTCTAGAAGTTACCTGTCGGTAGCGTCATACTGATCACATGCAGCCTGACTACGACGTCTTGGTGATCGGTTCCGGATTCGGCGGCAGCGTGAGTGCGCTGCGGCTCACCGAGAAGGGCTACCGGGTCGGTGTACTCGAAGCCGGCCAGCGCTTCGCCGATGCCGACTTCGCGAAGACCTCCTGGGATCTGCGCAAGTTCCTGTGGGCGCCGAAGTTCGGCATGTACGGCATCCAGCGCATCCACCTGCTGCGCAACTGCATGATCCTGGCAGGTGCGGGGGTGGGCGGCGGCTCGTTGAACTACGCCAACACGCTCTACGTGCCGCCGGCGCCGTTCTTCAACGATCCGCAGTGGAAGGACATCACCGACTGGCACGCGGAGTTGATGCCGCACTACGACCAGGCCCAGCGGATGCTCGGCGTGGTCACCAACCCGACGTTCACCGACGCCGACCGGGTGATGAAAGAGGTCGCCGACGAGATGGGCTGCGGCGACACGTTCGTGCCGACGCCGGTCGGCGTGTTCTTCGGGCCGGACGGGCAGAAGACGCCCGGCAAGACGGTGCCCGATCCGTTCTTCGGCGGGGCCGGGCCGGCGCGCACCGGTTGTCTGGAGTGCGGCGAGTGCATGACCGGATGTCGCCACGGCGCCAAGAACACGCTCGTGAAGAACTACCTCGGGCTGGCGGAATCGGCAGGCGCGCGAGTGCATCCGATGACCACCGTGACGAGCTTCGAGCAGCGCGCGGACGGCCTCTGGGAGGTCAGCACGGTCCGCACCGGCAGCAAACTGCGTCGTAAGCGCAAGACCTACACCGCGACGCATCTGGTCCTGGCCGCGGGCACCTACAACACACAGAAGCTGCTGTTCAAGATGCGCGATACCGGGAAGCTGAACCGGCTGTCGGCGCGGCTGGGCGTGCTGACCCGGACCAATTCCGAGTCCATCGTCGGCGCCGGGCGGCTGTCGGTCGCACCGGACCTGGACCTGACCCACGGCGTCGCGATCACCTCGTCGATCCACCCGACCGCCGACACCCACGTCGAGCCGGTGCGGTACGGCAAGGGCTCCAATGCCATGGGCCTGTTGCAGACCCTGATGACCGACGGCGCCGGGCCGCAGGGCACCGATGTGCCGCGCTGGCGGCAGTTCTTCGACCAGGCCGGCGGGAACCCTCGCGAACTCGTGCGGCTGCTCAACCCCAAGCAGTGGAGCGAGCGCACCGTCATCGCCCTGGTGATGCAACACCTGGACAACTCGATCACCACGTTCACCAAACGCGGCCCGCTCGGCGCCAGGATCATGTCCTCCAAACAGGGCCACGGCGAACCCAATCCGACGTGGATCCCGGTCGGCAACGAGGTGACCCGGCGGATCGCCAAGAAGATCGACGGCGTGGCCGGCGGCACCTGGGGCGAGCTGTTCAACATCCCGCTCACCGCGCACTTCCTCGGCGGGGCGGCCATCGGTGACAGTGTCGAGCGTGGCGTCATCGATCCGTATCAGCGGGTGTACAACTATCCGACGCTCTACGTCATGGACGGCGCCGCGATCTCGGCGAACCTCGGCGTGAACCCGTCGCTCTCGATCACCGCGCAGGCCGAGCGCGCGGCGTCGTTGTGGCCGAACAAAGGACAGGACGATCAACGTCCGGCGCAGAATGAGCCGTATCGAAAGTTGGCACCGATCGCCCCCGAACATCCGGTCGTGCCGGTGGAGGCGCCTGCCGGGCTGCGTCGACTCCCCATCGAACCGGTGAACTCGGGCAGTTAGTTCCTGCCGGATTCCGGGTACGTAACCGTCGTCGGGGCGTCGAGGCCCGGACGGGAGGGGTGTGCCTGATGCGGGAAGCGTTCCACGACGAGTTGGCGGCACTGAGCAACCAGCTTGCCGAGATGTGCGGGCTGGCGGTCAGTGCGATGCAGCGGGCCAACGAGGCGCTGCTCGACTCAGATCTGTCGCTGGCCGAGCAGGTGATCGCCGACCACGAGCACATCGCTGCCTACAACAGCCGCATCGAGGAATCGGCGTTTCGGCTGCTGGCATTGCAGCAGCCCGTCGCCGGTGAGCTCCGCATGGTGGTCGGGTCGATGCACATCGCGGCCGATCTCGACCGGATGGGCGCGCTCGCGGTGCATGTCGCCGACATCTCACGGTTGCGTCATCCCGATTGCGCCCTGCCGAACGACGTGCGCGCCAGCTTCACCGACATGGGTGCCCAAGCGGTGCGGCTCGCGCTCACCGCGCAAGAGGTGCTGGTCTCGCGCGATACCGACGCCGCCGCCCGCCTGCGCGACGAGGACGACGCCGTCGACGCCGAACACCGTCACCTCTTCACGCTGCTGCTGGACCGCCAATGGGACGACGGGGTGTGTTCGGCTGTCGACGTGGCGCTGTTGGGCCGCTATTACGAGCGGTACGCCGATCACGCCGTGGAGATCGGCAAGAGGGTGATCTTCGAGGCGACTGGCGGCCGGCCGCTGCACAAGAAGTTGGCCTGACCCTACTTCCCCTGGGCGGGAGTGGATTCTAGTAGCGCTGTGAACAGCCGGGTGAGCGTCGCGACGTCAATGGTCCCGGGCTGGAGCACCTCCTCGGTGGCGATGCCGGAGATGATCGTCACCACCAGTTGGGCGAGTGCGGGCAGCTGCTGGGCGGGCAGCGTCGTACCGGCCTGCTCGACGATGTGCAGCGCCTGATCGGCGGCGGCGCGACGGCGGGCCACCAAACGCTCGCGGAGCTGGGGATCGCGGATCGCGCGTAGCCAGTACTCCATCAGCACGATCTGGTACTCGTTCTGCTCGTGTATCGAATCCAGCGTTGATCGGCTCAGCTCGGAGGCGATCGCGGCGGTGTCGCCGTGCCCGCTGTCGAGCGCGGTGGCGATGAGCGCGCCACGACTCTCGAACTGCCGGTCGAGCAGGGCCAGGAACAGCTCGTCCTTGGACTCGAAGTTGGAGTACACCGCGCCCTTGGTGAATCCGGCCGCGTGACCGATTGCGTCGATCGTGGCGCCGGCGAACCCTTCAGCCGCGAACACCTTCAGTGCTGCATCCAGGATCCGGTCGCGCACCTCGTCGCGGGTGGGGCGGGTGCGGGCGGGTTTGACAGCCGTCATGACCAACACAATACTCGCTAGTATCGTTTGGATACCAGTGAGTATCGAAAGGTTGGACATGGAAGACAGGGACGACGCCGGGGAACCCCAGGCGTTGGAGGGGGACGACGCGCACGACGCGCAGGTCGCCCCGCAGATCACCGCGGTCGGGCTGGGCGTCGACGGCGAGCACGGCCCGCTGTTCACCGGCGTCGACCTCGAGCTCACGCCGGGCTTTCATGCCATCCAGATGCCTGGGGGCTGGGGCCAGACCGCGCTGCTGCTCACTTTGGCCGGGCGCCTGGCGCCCACCCACGGCACCGTGACCGTGTGCGGTGAGACACGTCCCCGCGAGATCCGCAGGCATTGTGCGATCGCGGCATTCGACGACATCGATGAGTTGGAGGATTCGGTCACCGTGCAGACGGTGCTCGCCGAGCAGCGTCGTTGGCTGGCTCCGTGGTACCGGAGGGTGTCGCCGGACGCCGGTGATTCCGCCCTGCGGGAGGTGTTCGGTGAGCTGCCACCGCCGGCGCCGGTTACCTACATCAGCGAGCTGTCCGACCTCGACCTGTTCCTGCTGAAGGTCACGTTGGCGCTGTTCTCGAACCGCCCGATCCTGGTCGTCGGCGATCTCGAGCAGGTCCGCGACAACTGCCGGCGAGCCATCGCCGTCGAGCGGCTCGGCGCGCTTGCCACCCAACGCAGTGTCGTTGTCGGAGTGACCAATCCGCTCGGCATCGAAGCCCCCGATCACGATCTCCACGACCACCGCATCCTGACCGGAAAGGACTCCTGATGCTGAAAGGTCTTCGCGCGAGCGGCCGCTCCCGGCTGAAGAGTCTTCGCGCAAGCGGCTCATCCCCAGCCGCTGGTCTGGCCTTCGGCTCGGAAATCAAACGCTTCGGCCGCAGCCGGATGACCCGGGCCGCGATCGTGGTGCTGATGCTGCTTCCGCTCGTATACGGCGCGCTCTATCTGTGGGCGTACTGGGATCCGTTCGGCCAGGTTGACAAGATGCCGGTGGCGTTGGTGAATTCCGATAGGGGAGTGGAGGTTTCGGGTCAGCACATCAATGCTGGTGCCGAAATCGCCAAGAGCCTGACGGACGACGCGAGCCTGAACTGGCATGTCGTAGACGAGGACGAGGCCCGCCGAGGCGTCGACCACGGCACGTACTACTTCATGCTCGAGCTCCCCGCCGATTTCAGTGAGGCGATTGCGTCACCGCTGACCGGGCAGCCCAAGCAGGCGAACCTGAATGCGGTCTACAACGACGCCAACAACTACATCTCGTCGAACATCGGCCGCACCGCGATCGACCAGGTGCTCAATGCGGTCTCGACGCGGATCTCGGGCCAGGCGGTCAATCAGGTGCTCTCGGTCGTGGTCAGCTCCGGTAGCGGAATCAAGCAGGCGGCCGACGGTGCGGCCCAACTGGCAGACGGGGCAGTCAAAGTCGACGACGGCGCCGGGCAGTTGGCGGCTGGGCTGCACACAGCACGGTCCGGTTCGGCCCAGCTGGCCACCGGCGCCAAGCAGCTCTCCGACGGAATCACCAAGGCCACCGATCCCCTGGTCTCGGTGACTTCGGCGCTGTCGAAGATCGGCGGCGACACTCGCCGGCTCGAAGAAGGCACTGTGGCACTGCGCCAGGCCAACGACCAGATCGGTGCGATCGCCGGGGCTCAGGACTCCGCGGCGACGGCGTTGTCCGCGGTGATCGACCAGCTGTCGTCCAGTCCGGATCCGATCGCGAACAATGCCGCCGGAACACTGCGCGGAGTGGCGGATGACCTTCGGGCACACCAGTTCACCCCGCAGATCCGCCAGGAACTCACCGACGCCGAGAACGCGGCGATCTCGATGACATCGTCGTTGCGAGACCCCGGCAGCCCGCTGAACTCCGCGCTGGATCGGGTGGGCGGCAAGAACCAGGAGCTCACCGCCAAACTGAACCAATTGCGTAGCGGAGCCCAGCAGCTCGCTTCCGGCAACGCCGAACTGGCCAGCGGTATCGCCAAACTCGATACTGGCGCCGGCCAGCTGAAATCCGGCACCGCGCAGTTGCGCTCCGGTTCGGCCGAGCTGGCCACCAAGCTCGCCGACGGCGCCGGCCAGGTGCCCGACTGGACTCCGGCGCAGAAGGATGCGATCGCGGACACCATCGGTGGGCCGGTGCACCTGCAGAGCTCGTCCGAGAACGCCGCACCGAACTTCGGTACCGGTATGGCGCCGTTCTTCATCACGCTCGCATTGTTCTTCGGCGCACTCGTGCTATGGATGGTGTTGCGGCCCCTACAGAATCGCCCGATCGCCGCGGAGGTGCAGGCGTTCCGGGTGGTACTGGCCAGCTATCTGCCCGCCGCGGTGATCGGCGTCTTCCAGGCCGTGATCCTGTATTGCGTGGTGCGTTTCGCGCTCGGCATGCAGGTGGAACACCCGGCCGCGATGCTGGGCTTCATGATTCTGGTGTCGTGCACCTTCGTCGCGGCCACACAGGCGGTCAATGCGCTCGTCGGCCCCGCGGTGGGCCGCGTGCTGTTGATGGCCCTGCTGATGCTCCAGTTGGTCAGCGCCGGTGGCATGTACCCGGTGGAGACCACATCGCGACCGTTCCAGGTGTTCCATCGCTACGATCCGATGACCTACGGCGTCAACGGTTTACGCCAGCTCATCCTGGGCGGAATCGATCACCGGCTCTGGCAGGCCATCGTCACGCTGGTGCTGATCTGGGTGGGGGCCCTGACCATCTCGGCGCTGTCGGCCAGACGCAACCGCCTGTGGAACATGACCAGGCTGATGCCGGCGATCAAGATGTGAGTCAGACCGCCTGCAGAAGAGCGGCATCCGCCAGTGGGCGGCTGCGCCGGCCGTGGATGTCGACGGGCACATCGCCGGCCAGTGTCACGCGGTGCATGATCCGGCGCTGGTCGTCGTAGTCGTCGACGGCGCGGTGCTGCGTGGCGCGGTTGTCCCACATCGCCACGTCGCCGGGCGCCCAATCCCACCGGATGCTGTTCTCCGGAACGGTGATTCGACGCTGCAGCAACGCCAGCAGCATGGCGGACTCATGGCTGTCCAGGCCGAGGAAGCCGCGGGTGAAATCGCCGGCCAGCAGAGTGCGTTCCCCGGTCTCGGGATGTACCCGCACCACCGGGTGCTCGGTGCGGAAGTCGGGCTTCTCGAACGCTTCCCGCATCCGCTGCTGTTCTTCGTTCAGCGCCGCGACCGGCGCCGCCGCGTAGTCGTAGCGGTTGCTGTGCACAGCCCAGAGGTTCTCGGTCAGGTGCTTGAGCGGATCGGGGAGTGCGTCGTAGGCCGCCGCAGTCGACGCCCACAGGGTGGAACCGCCGTATTCGGGGAGGGTGACCGCACGCAGGATCGAGATGGCGGGGTAGTCCGGCACGAACGTCACGTCCGTGTGCCATCGGGTGGCCTTGGCGTACTCCGAGTCCAGCGGCGTGATGAGCGGGGCATCGTCGGTCTTGAGTGCGTGGTGGCCGACGGGCTTGCCCATCAGCCGTGCGAATGCGTGGTGGCCTTCGTCGGTGAGGTGGTGCTGGTCGCGGAAGAAGACCACCTTGTGCTCCAGCAGTGCCCGCCGGATCTCGGCGACCGTGTCCTGATCGAGATCGCCGCCGAGCTTCACGCCGTCGAGGCGGGCGCCGATGCGGCTTCCGAGCTTCTTGACCGTGAGAGCGGGGGTGGTGGGAGCAGTCATCGGCGTGTCCTTTTCGCTGGTAGGAACAGGTGTAGTCAGGTGACTACACCTGCATGTGAGCTAGTGTAACCACATGACTACACCGACGCCACCGGGCAAGGCCGCGGCCGGTCCGGTCGGCAAGGACGAGGTGGTGGCGGCTGCGCTGTCGGCTGCGGGGGAGCTGTTCGCCGAACGCGGTCCGGCCGCCACGTCGATCCGCGACATCGCCGCTCGATCCAAGGTCAACCACGGGCTGATCTATCGGCACTTCGGCACCAAGGAGCAGTTGGTCGGCGCGGTGCTCGAGCATCTGGGCGGCCGGCTCACCGCGCTGCTGGATGCCGACGTATCCGATGCCGAGATCGAGCAGAACATGGACCAGCACATGCGCGTGATGGCCCGGGCACTGCTCGACGGCTATCCGATCGGCCAACTGCAGACGCGGTTCCCCGGGGTGACGAGGCTGCTCGACGAGGTGCTTCCGCGTTTCGACGACGAACGGGACGGCCGGCTGGCCGTTGCC
The genomic region above belongs to Mycolicibacterium sp. HK-90 and contains:
- a CDS encoding TetR/AcrR family transcriptional regulator encodes the protein MVLVMTAVKPARTRPTRDEVRDRILDAALKVFAAEGFAGATIDAIGHAAGFTKGAVYSNFESKDELFLALLDRQFESRGALIATALDSGHGDTAAIASELSRSTLDSIHEQNEYQIVLMEYWLRAIRDPQLRERLVARRRAAADQALHIVEQAGTTLPAQQLPALAQLVVTIISGIATEEVLQPGTIDVATLTRLFTALLESTPAQGK
- a CDS encoding YhgE/Pip domain-containing protein; translation: MTRAAIVVLMLLPLVYGALYLWAYWDPFGQVDKMPVALVNSDRGVEVSGQHINAGAEIAKSLTDDASLNWHVVDEDEARRGVDHGTYYFMLELPADFSEAIASPLTGQPKQANLNAVYNDANNYISSNIGRTAIDQVLNAVSTRISGQAVNQVLSVVVSSGSGIKQAADGAAQLADGAVKVDDGAGQLAAGLHTARSGSAQLATGAKQLSDGITKATDPLVSVTSALSKIGGDTRRLEEGTVALRQANDQIGAIAGAQDSAATALSAVIDQLSSSPDPIANNAAGTLRGVADDLRAHQFTPQIRQELTDAENAAISMTSSLRDPGSPLNSALDRVGGKNQELTAKLNQLRSGAQQLASGNAELASGIAKLDTGAGQLKSGTAQLRSGSAELATKLADGAGQVPDWTPAQKDAIADTIGGPVHLQSSSENAAPNFGTGMAPFFITLALFFGALVLWMVLRPLQNRPIAAEVQAFRVVLASYLPAAVIGVFQAVILYCVVRFALGMQVEHPAAMLGFMILVSCTFVAATQAVNALVGPAVGRVLLMALLMLQLVSAGGMYPVETTSRPFQVFHRYDPMTYGVNGLRQLILGGIDHRLWQAIVTLVLIWVGALTISALSARRNRLWNMTRLMPAIKM
- a CDS encoding TauD/TfdA family dioxygenase; its protein translation is MTAPTTPALTVKKLGSRIGARLDGVKLGGDLDQDTVAEIRRALLEHKVVFFRDQHHLTDEGHHAFARLMGKPVGHHALKTDDAPLITPLDSEYAKATRWHTDVTFVPDYPAISILRAVTLPEYGGSTLWASTAAAYDALPDPLKHLTENLWAVHSNRYDYAAAPVAALNEEQQRMREAFEKPDFRTEHPVVRVHPETGERTLLAGDFTRGFLGLDSHESAMLLALLQRRITVPENSIRWDWAPGDVAMWDNRATQHRAVDDYDDQRRIMHRVTLAGDVPVDIHGRRSRPLADAALLQAV
- a CDS encoding TetR/AcrR family transcriptional regulator, whose protein sequence is MTTPTPPGKAAAGPVGKDEVVAAALSAAGELFAERGPAATSIRDIAARSKVNHGLIYRHFGTKEQLVGAVLEHLGGRLTALLDADVSDAEIEQNMDQHMRVMARALLDGYPIGQLQTRFPGVTRLLDEVLPRFDDERDGRLAVANAVALKLGWRFFEPFLRSAAGLDPITDDEVRDATGAEVARILDPGN